In Anopheles bellator chromosome 2, idAnoBellAS_SP24_06.2, whole genome shotgun sequence, the genomic stretch TTGCGCATCCGGAAGGGTCGCAAgcgtttgttggtttgtttttgatgaGAACGTGGAGGAGATTATCAATGTAAAGCAAACACTTACTGATTCACAAATCAGTGAGCACCATTAGGCAGCTGAATAATTGGTTTTTAAAGTGTTGACTGGTTCAAATCGATGTCAAGTTCGGATGATATACTGTGGTCCTCCATCGGTTGAAGTGGCGGTTATAGCTGTTTCATTTAAACAAAACTGATTAAAACCAGCAGCTTTTGATGATCACTTCGAGTCCTTGGCACGGTGACGACCTTACAGGTTTTTACCATTCGTTCGCAGATCAAATCTTTTATGGCAAACGATCCTCAATGGTGATGCAAATTACTATTTATGGATTCAATCCGCATACGTTTGAGTTGTAGATGAATCGTTGAAGAGATCGCCTATAAAACAGGTTGTGTTGCTCGTAAACTATTTTACTTCATTTCAGTTAATAGACCAATTTAAAGTGTGTGTTTCTGAGCTCGTTTTTAATCGATTAAGATCACTGATCACTGGCTCATTATGTTCTGATGATCTTAAAAATGATACCATGCCTACGAAAGGATGAAATTAGTGAACTTTTCTTGTCAGAGCGCCAGTCCATAATTTTTTTGCCTATCACTTATTTGCAGgacttttccgttttccgtgtCTTCTTGGGTCGGATTGTATAAGTAAATGATGTCATTTATAGCCACATGCGCATAATTAAAATGCGTAACTAATCGCATCACCAGGGTCAGGAAGTTTAAGATTGACATGTTTTTGATGCTTTAATCTCTACGGTTCGTCGGTTTGAGTGAGTGGTGCGTGTGCTACATGATTGATGGAACACTAGCAATCAGGACATCGGGGTCGAGGCAGTTGATTAAAAACCCATAAAACTAAAAAAGGGCGTACCGCtaactgttgttgtttccgGACCATTGCCTCACCACGGATAGGTCTGTTGTGGCTTCGAAGAAGTCTTGCGACATGTAACCAACCGGAGTTGTAGTCGAGTCACGCATTCGAACGTGTACTTTAGCTGAGTTTGAGGCGTAGAATCGACTTTTACATTCTCATTACTGTGTGATTGGAACCCTTATATTCTTTCGCATCTTCCAACACCCACTAGAAAGAGGCCATTTTTAACCAGCCGATGAAGCAACGTTTCAAGTGtagaaatttaattagaaCTGAATGAAGAACCGACTTATTTCCACATTCCAAACATTCTAAATTCCCACTTCAAAATTCACCTTCTTCTATTATTTGACTCACAGCCAGCGATGCTGATCGATGCTTCCTATTGGCAAATCGGTACAGATGGCCGCCAAATAGGCGAAGTGGAAGAAGAAATGCAAGCGCTACGTGATATTGGTCCGGTAGCCGGCATAACCCGTTGGCGATCCTGCGCACTGGCCAGTCGAAGGCATTcgggagagaaaaaagcacaaacaaGTTGGGGAAGAATTGGACCTCTTCGTGGCCGGCGGACAAGCGTACAACGCTCCACCCGAGAGAGTGGGGATGACGatgttggcgatgtttttcgatGTCTTCGGTGCTTCGGTCGGCTTCGGGCGGCGCACCGAATGATCGGCCTCCCCTTGCGCCCTGAAGTTTATGCTGGCCTCGCAGGCCCTTCACCGCCCCCCGACCACACCGTCCCGTGTGCATGCTTTCGTTGTTTTCAATTGACCCAATTCTGGCGCTACCGCACCCCGAAAAACCAACGCCCGAAATAGTCAAACGAGGAAACCGGGCCCcgtgcccgaccgaccggtggagCTGCAcgccgccagcccgcccgccccgCCGCCTCACCACCGAGATAGAAACGGAAAGGTGGCCACATAAACGCGGAAGATCCCGCACATTATTTACTCGGCTGCTTCCACCGATCGACCCGGGCTGTTGCCCGGGGAGACCACCGCGTATTTACCGCATTTTATGTTGGGGACCGACCGGGATCCGGCCGCTCCTGGCGGGCGCGGTCAATGcccttttcgctttcatcgGCTCGTGGCGTGGATTGTTTACACGTGTCACGCGGGAGCGCTCTGGGAGGGCTCGGAGTTGGGACGCCGAACGCTGGCCTAGTGGCACACAggcacggagcagcagcatcccggCGAATCCCGGGGGTTGGAAGCCGAACCGGAGTGGAACGCCCCACGGTTGCGCAAAATGCTCTTGACGGAAAAGTTTATGTTTGGACGTGTTCGGGTGATGTATCGCGCAAACAAGCGCTGCTCCGATGTTGGAGTTCTGGCGTTTTTCGGGTTGACTGAGTCTTCTTGGCCGAAGCATTGGCTCCGAAACATGGCTCAATCGCGCAGCGAAGCACTTAAGCCACAGCGGCACTCCGATTGGTTTCGATAGCCGCTCGAAATTGGTTGTTTGAAGACGAGACGAGTGCGCATTGTTTGGCAACCGCCGTTTAATCGAGGAAAGGGCTTTCCGATAGCTAAACCATCCGTCCGGGAGTTCCTGAGGATCTAGGGTCTGGGTGCGTAAAACATTGGCAGCCAACCGATAGCCCATTGGCTCCCAATGCCTAATGCGACTAACGGGTACGAATCAATTTCAataatgtttctttctttatcCATAGCGATGCAGGAAGGTTCATCATAAATTGTACAGTGTTCGCCATCTAGAGTTCTTTTATTAATTTCGGTTGAAAAAACGGTTCAATATTGTTTGATGCTTGAAcctttatttgaaaggttgattcttcaattttgtgtataaaatacaatctTGGTCGcagaaaattgtgaaatatgaaaaacttatttccgaAGTGGTAGGttttcaactcaaacggtacgatatttgaagACTTCTTCTGGTTCTTCGGCAAAATTGAAGCTAAGAACGTGGACGGCATTTAAGAACTTTAAATAGCTTAAGGGTTAATTATGGGCCACCCGAAGATTACTCAAAAGCGATTTTAAGCTGGTAAGATAGGTGTTGCAAATCGTTTTTTTAACTCTTAAAGAACGGGCTGAGCAATCTTTCTAGTTCGACAAATTCCAAAATTATAACGACGTTGTTGATAATTGGCATCCCGCATCAAAATATTCagaacgaagcgaaaaaaaatcgctacTGAGCGCAACAGTTCCCGTACAGCATTAGAAGCTATGTCTGGAGCTTTTGTATTACTTCATATTTTTAGAGCATGAAAATATTGCAACactccatttttttaaagtgtTGATTCAGTTTTGAACTCCTACAGCTTTTGACATTCATTTAGATCATTTGGATGATCATACTTGGTTCCTTTGGGCTTTGGGAAACCTTCAACATATCCGTTTTGGAACGAACTCTCATTCGATACATTCAATCAGTATTGGCGGAGAAATGGACAACAACAATGTTCATTAACGAATAAGTGACAGTCGAACAGAATTAGAATAGAGTTTCCGAATTTATGTTTCGTCTTACTCAAATAGGCCAATAGTATCGTGTGGCGATCGCTCTATTCGATCCCTAAGGCCCAAACATGGTAGCTTCTTctatatattttaatttatccTACGCTTCCATTAGCGACGAGCGAAAAGGGATACATTCACCAAAGATAAAAGCGACCGGTCGCTCGCGGGCAGGTCGTAAAACTTTTTCTGCTCAGATTGACAAGTTCGCCTCACACCCGGCCCTGGTAACCGGCCATTTGTTATCTGCATGCGTGGAATAGAGTGATGTACGAAAACATAAGACGCTTCTAATGGCCCTGCCACCGAAACCATGCGATGCCACGGGATCTAATAAACCGTGAACCGCTTCACCCGGCCAAGTGTTTTCTGGCCGCGCTCTCTACCCGGGTGTtatgctggtgctgctggcccaTCACGAAGAGTGCAACGACCGCAGGCCGggctggcaggcaggcgcACTGGGCTGGTGCCCTACTATCGGGAAACAAGGTTCGTCGTACCACCAGAACCCTTGGAAGCAGAGTTTGCCTTTCTCGCTGAAAGGACTCCTGGCGAGGTGTGGTCAGTCGGGGCACTCGGATTCGTTCCGTCTCCGTTCATGAAGATGTTAATGATGCCTTGGCATTCCACCCGAGCAGAGGCCTCTGTGTTGCGCAATAGACCAAGCGGATGGGCGGGTTCCGGGCCACGGAAGGGCAAGCCAGGCTTCCTCCGGACGCGGCGCTGCGTCACCCAAAAATAGAAGAATAGATTTTGACAACCCGATACTGAACCGGAACACGCCGCCGTCGAGCATGCCGCTCCGAGTTTGGTATCTTGTTGTTGGGCAAAGGGCTAAACACAAgcgcgctgctggtggtggtggtggtgcttagCTCACTAGGGTGCGCTAGTGGTGGTCGGGATGGTGCTGGCCCCCGGTGCACGTGTCGCTCGCTTTCCGCCGCTACCGCGGGGTCACTAGACCAATGAACTCTCACTTTTATGCGTCGTTCgcggcttcggcggcggcggtggtggacgaAACGCATGCTCAGTAGCATAGGGAGCATGCAACATGCGGTGGCTGATTTCGATTTCTAATGCTCCAGTGCTCCGCTGCGGCCAGCGATAAAAGTAAATCCATTTCCGAACCGGACAACCCCACGGGAGCATAACGAGAACATCGGTTTTCGGAGGGGGGCAATGTATCTGGCCATTGTGCCGGTCGTTTATCGGCACGTAAACGGTTCTAGTTTTCCCACTTCATTCGACCAATGGCCATTTATGCGAGTTTCATATTTTGTTCGTGAAGTCATCGATCGATCTAACGAAGCAGTTTCAGTCCACAAGCGAACTGTTCGTATTAGTACGAGATTGATAGCCAAACTTCGGTAATCGAtctaaaatgattgaaataaaattgtatctttttttgtaatcttagaagaacggatcgagccgtatttattacatttacTTAATAGTTAACATAATCTAACTTAACAAGATTACCCTGAGAAAcatgtggcatttcctccacttcaCAATAGCCTTATCCCGGGCTAACTCGGCTGTAGAAAAATTGTATCTTGACACGATGTAATATTGGCATTTCATGGAAATAATATTAGAATATTAATTtacacatttatttaaatgtatACCTTAACGTTCGTAGCCCAAAAACATTCTGAAATCTCTATCGATTGTGTCTTGCTTGGCGCAGTATTTTTGCTACACCAGCAgagaaaaatggaaggaatttCACATTACACCCAGAGCCCCATGTTTATTGGACTTTTATGCGCATTTATGAATATTATTCTACGGCACCGTATCACATGCACCGCcgcattatttattgcccCAAATATGCCTTATGTACCGAGGAGACACATCTCGTCGCCTGAATCAGCGCGTTTTTCTCCCGGTTCGTAGCTTTTGCACGAGCCAAAATCTTTGAATCGGCCAAATCGCGTTCGCCAAAAACCCGACCGATAACGGCGCGGGCGCGATGTTTGCCGAGGGACTACAATGCGGGCCCAGGACACAGCGTGGAACGCGACTGGAACTGGAACATGGATTATGAAAAACGGATGAAGCGTTTTCAGTCAGTTTTTTTTGGGATTTTAATAAAACGAAAGTTGGTAATTTTAGATAATTTTGATCTTTAGTAGCGCTTTCAGATCAGCTCGTTTTTGTCCAATTGCCAATGCCAATGCCAATTTAAGATTCAATTTATTCTGAAGTTGTCCGAGAGACTTAGAGTTTTCGGATGAATTCCCAGATTGGTTATTGATTATCTCCGGATTATTAAATTGATGGCAATACAGAAGAAATAGATAGCTATTAGTACAGGAGTATTTGGTATCGCAATAGAAAGGGAATGGAATAGAAGTGTAGTATCAAATTAAAAGCCTTATCAAAATGCCTTTATAACGTACAAGTGAATATGAGTCAGTTCAGTAGATTATTTTGCTTGATTAAGGGAAGTTGTGAGCATTGTCATACAAACTTCCTAAAACGAACCTTTGGCGTAATCAAAATTATCTTACTTGCGGACACAACGTAACATGAAAAATAGCTCAGAGACGCGCTTGTTAAATAGCGTTCCCGAACCACGATTTTTCTCGCCTTTCCCGGGGATACGACCGACGCAGTCCCCGAAACCGATACTACGCACTTTTCGGCACAGTGGCTCTTTATCGGTCAATGACCGCACGGCACGTGTTCCCTAGTGTTTGTACATAAGCCGAAAACCGCTCCCATACATAAGGCCCCCCCCCTTTTTCCTTAGGCCCCAGCGCATATCTTTGGTGTAACCGGGCGGCATCATTTCGGGGCACTCttgttgttttccaccacTTGTTCCGTGACGGAATCGGGCCGCACTTTTTGGATCTAATTTTATCACTACCATTTTCAGATGTGCCATAGGCTGCAAACAATCGACCACATAAGgaggaaaacccgaaaacacgTCTTCTTGAGTCTcgttctatctctctctccctctctctattcgatcgatcggtggcggtttTGCAGACGTGCCGAAAAAGACGTTCGCTGTTGAAAGTGACCTGGCGTCCGCTTTGGCAAGGATGTAGCGAGGAAGCTGAGCGCAAGGGGGATAGCGCTAGGGATATACCGCTTTCGGTCATATTGATTTAAAGTACCTTCACCAAATAAATTCACCACAAGTCTAGAAACACTTGCGAGGTGAAGTTTTGAAGGCTAATACTGCTTTTATAAATTGTCTTAACTTTCTtgtaaaacattgttttcgagataatttatttaattttattgctaGTACTTTGTCATTTACATACAACAATGcatttcgaatcgattttctttaTATTGACGAGTCAAAATCATACCAAGGcattgaagaaaaatattcTACAAAATGTCCAggttttaatgatttcaaATTACTGGAATGCATAGTTTCTACACCCAGTGGACTGTTTTCAACGCAATCGGTAATTCGTTCATGACATGCCATTAGAATAAGAGcaatttgatggaaaacttcaaaaattcaaaattaatttccaagTTTTGTGTCCCCTTTTTTGTATCATAAATAGGTTCAccagttttattatttcattaaaataaatcccCGGTTGTATATAATTTTCTGGTACCATTTCTACAACACCTTCACGTGGTTCTGCGTATAGTGCGTAACTGAAGCTAAAACGCAGCCGCAAGAAGGCCTACGCGAGTTCAACGACCTCGCGGTCTGATTCCCGAAAATATGCCCAATTTCGGGACTCGGATGCGTCCGATTTTGTGCTCCCTTCCCTGCCAGCTCAATCtgtcgtcgccgtggccgtcgttgtcgtgctCCCTGTGCGGCTGACGTGGCAACCCCCCTCGCGGATCTCCCCAGCACACCAACTAAGGTCCATGTTCGGGAGGGTTCTGCGCGGTGCCGGAGCGGCGATGAGCCGGCATCACTGGCCCAGATGTACGcacggtttttgttgttgcgaaGAGCATTATGCTGTGTCCCATGCTACAAGCCCGCTTCATTCCCCCTACAGGAGCAACAACACAGCGAAAGTAAAAAGGGGCCGCGCACATCGACGGGCGGCAATCGTTCTAAGACGCCGACGTTCACCCGGAGGTTAGTATCTTCGCCGCACATAAGCCTCAACATAAAACCCTAAGGGAGCGTAATGTGCTGGGCCGCCCAACCACCGGCGAGAGTAAAAGTGTATATGTTTAACCTAGTTTCTGGTGCGGTGCGTTCGGCCGAGAGCGTTTTAAGGGATTTTGCCAGCCGGGGCCCGCGCTATCGTTCTCGCTGCCGGCCCCCTTCTAAGCCCGAGAGCTGTTGCTGATAATGGAGCCCGAATCTCGGAGGCGTACTTCGCTGACGGAGTTTATCGACCGACGATGCGGATTGCGACAGACTGAACCTCTGCGTTTTTGGAGCAAGTGGGCGCCGAAAACATGGGATCCGTCGCGCTTCGCACTGATTACCGTTGACTTCGGGGGGCGTGAAAAGGTTACagggtagagagagagagaaagagagcagtTAATGGACTTCCAGCTAAATGAAGCATAAGTTCAGAAGGGTTCGAGCTTATAGTTGCTCTTTTAACACTCGAAGGCGCATTTTTAATTTGGATAGAGTCATAATCGCATCCACAGGGGGCAACCATGTTACAAGAGCCATTATATCGGGAACAGCGAGGAACTCTAGCCGGAAGCACTATATCTATACACTATCACTTGTAGAATATTAGATCGATAATTAGTGCGAGCAAAATGTGCGTACAAAATTATCGTTTATATTAATTAAGCATGGGCGTTTTCTGCCGGCGTTACAAATGAGCGCGTATCAAACTTGTTTGACGGACAGTTCATTTTGACTTTATCGTTGAATCGTTaataaccgaaaaaaaaatttaaacggTTATTGGGGACATTATATCCATAACACGTGTTCGTTATCGACGCTTAAACAATTAGTATGGTGCCTAAGAAGGAAGAGACGAATTTGCAGAAGTCACAGTTTGGTTTCGATTGTGTTGAATGAACATTTCATATGATTAACTTTATTGCATCCAAAAAGATATAATTCACCAATAATCATCGTCCACTCCAGTACCGTAATCACTTAGTCCTATAGCCAACAGGTCAAACAGCCACGATAAgaatttttgttgttttgttttgctagaACGGAGTCAGAATTGATAGTCGATAACCTGGAGCTGATCATTCTTTAATCGTTGTTTGGGGGGAGGATACTATCGCAAccatcggttcgatcggtgaCTATTTCACCGTGGTGCATTGGGTTTGCAAACGGGTTTGCACTTGTTtggtatttattttctttcttgccTAAACGTTTCGAACGACACCACGTGCTTCCGTAGTGCGACATTTTATACACTAGGAAGAAAACTAAGTTACGAATCACAACTGCCGCATATCTATGGTGCACGGGTAGGGCGGGCCAGACTCCTGGCTCTGCGCCATCGCCATCTGTTACATGCTACAACACTACGCTAAATACGCCGTTCCAAGTACGGTCTCTACGCCCTTGCGATTTACATTTGTGTGGCAGTTTTGCAGGATCCGTACGAGAAGCGATAGCGAGACCACACGGTGGTCACTTTGAgagtgtttctgttttcttatggtttggtttttcttttcggttcgaaAGGACAACACTTATTGCGGAGAGTAAGAAAGGTCAATGCATAAGAAGATGAGATGGTGCCGAAGCCCTTGTGCCGGCCTCGGCGATGCGATTGTaaagttgtgttgtgttgctttGTGCCATTAATGTAATCTAAACTGTCTACGCATCGAACCCGGGTCGGGTTCCCTTTCGGCCCCGATCGGTCATCGATCGTCACCTGATCGCCGCCCGCTGTCGCATCTTGCCCCGATTTAGAATTTCTTCTCGAACACATCCATAAACGGAAATGCGGCCTTTTCGGGGCGCAACAGATCGATCAGAAAGCACACTGTGCCGGCGTAACCCTCGTACAGGCTAAACGGACAGTCCGGATTGCGGGCATTCCGAATAAACTCCTCGTGCGTAAGAAACTCCATGAACTTCAAGGCCCGGTGCAGATACTTCGGGTCGGAGGTGAGCCTGTAGAGCAGCAGAAACACGTACCCACTGCCGGCTACACCGTGGCAAATGCCGGGCCCTTTTCGCAGCAGCCCCTTGCGCCACACGAGATCCGCGCTGCGGATGCACGATTGCAGGTAGCGCTGCTCCTGAAACACGAGATATGCTTTCGCCATCAGATAAACGACTCCGGCCGCTCCGTGGCACCAGTGGACGAGCGGTTCAGAGCGTGTCCGTCGCACACAATCCTGCAGCGTGGTCGGAAAGTTACCCTCGCTGTCCTGCAGCCCCAGTAACCCGTCCACCGTGTTCTTTACGAGCGACATTTCCACACTGCTCAGATTCTGTTGCAGTGGCGATTCGAGCAGCATGTGCATGATGGCGGACGTCCCGTGGGCGGCCCCGAGATAGTCATCGCCGTAGCACTGATAGTAGAGAGGTAGAAGACTGCGATGGCGTTTGCCACTCTCGAGTATGGTGGCACAGATGAGCGTGAGCATCTCGTGGGAAAACAGCTTCCGGTCGATTGTCTGGTGCAGCCAGTAGATGCCGGACAGGTAACCGGCCCGTCCGAACAGCACCTCGTCACTGCCATTCTTGTTGAAATCCAACCGTTTGCACACCTCTATCCCGGTGGCGAAGCAACGTAAGTCTTCGTCCATCTCCTGCTTCGCGCTGTGCCTGTGCGCGATGGCCGCCGACACGGCGTACACTCCAGCATTGCCACACAGGAACGAACAGCGCTCTTCCGGTCGACCCGCGTACCGTCCCGCAAGGGCTTTCGCGTTCACGATGTACTGTTTCGCGTACTGGAGTGCTTCCTGGCCGAAAATTCCTGCATCGTGCAGCCTCAGAAACATAAAAGCAATGCCTAAAACAAACGGTGAGACTCGTTAACGGCTCTGGCGGTTCTAGGATCATGGAAGCAGTAACTACCAGCATCGCCCACGTATAAATCACCCCGCTGGTCGGTGTTTCGGTCGAGTTTGGTGTTTTCTACTATCAAATTGACGTAGGACTGTATTAGACCCTTGATATGCTCATCGCATCGTGATATGGGGCCGCCACCGTAGTCCGGAAAGGGGTTAGCAAAATATCGGGTGCCCATAGGAGATAGGAGAATCCTTCGCGGGGGAAGCTGTTGCTTGGCACTCAATACTACAATGATAGAGAGAAGGCAGGCAATTCCTGCGTATTAGCACACTTGGGACTTCCCACTGAACGCAGTATGGGCAAAATCGTGCCCGTAGCCACTGTGAGCGAGAAGATCGTTGCCGGTTACCAGGGAAATTAAAAGAAGCACCACTTTTTCCGTGCGGCCAGCAATTCACCCTTTCCAGcgggtgtttttatttttctgcagTCTCTTTTGACTTGGCATCTATCTCTGGCAATGTCAAACTGCGACAGTGTGCGTGCTGAAGACgcaacactcacacacgctCTCTCACACTCGGCTGAGAGACAAGGTGGCTGCGTGCTGAAAAGTTAGATTGCTTCCGCAGCCAGTATAAACTGTTGCACTACATTTtgcatatattttttttttttaaatttttcccgatgcgggaaaacaacctgtttctccccccCGTGTTGATCCTGTGTGGCAAACAGGggggcaggaatgcgatgtatcgcattttattcagataatatatatacataaatacataaataaagcacatatttacaaatagttatacatttaccgtatttttccgtgtataacgcgcacttttttcccaatttttttagctctaaaatctgggtgcgcgttatacaagggtagtaaacattttgtctcctccaagcatacaaatgtgcccttttaggtacatattctatagtattattgaataaattataaaatgaaacacttgttaggaatataattatccatacaatatcgtttttaagtcatggcagggtgttaaaacagaagttgttgtgaaatcatttaaaaaatgtggcatcagcatggatctgaagatgtcgcaatttatgaggactcttcagagagtgacaatgaggagtacattgaacagcaattggagaatatcaatttgtcagacagcagtgaatctgagtttgaagattattccgaaatataaaatactagtatgtcttttgcaatgtatacgcattttatctttagtctactttagaatatttatagagtatttagagtaatacattattatcatttgatatttgttggatatcacatatctgaaaaatgtaaagtaaaaaatttgttttccaattttgttctcgtaaaatatgggtgcgcgttatacacgggtgcgcgttatacacggaaaaatacggtagtCACTTTCGCAAGTCGCGGATGTAGCCGTATAGACGGTTTCagctccgctacaaggagctgtcagtcgctactccgctcttgctctgcaCAGCCGGACAAGGAACGTACGGTTAACAAGTTAACAAACGGCGTCATTAACCACACGGTTAACGAGGTGTTAAGCGGATAAGTTGTGCAGAAGGCCAACTTATCTTATTGCTGCAGCaggcgccgcagcagcagccgcagccgcggccgcagcctcggcctcggcctccagtcgctgttcttctcgccacgcctgttgaagttgcagcgttacggctcggcaggctcgggcgaagcgctgccagcactccgggctccgcagcatctcgctcgccaGGTTATCCGGCGTGAGGGGGGTGCGGCCGTCGTCTGCCAGcatctccgctctctctcgctggaaccgcgggcagtaaaacattgcgtgttccgctg encodes the following:
- the LOC131209337 gene encoding lanC-like protein 3 homolog yields the protein MGTRYFANPFPDYGGGPISRCDEHIKGLIQSYVNLIVENTKLDRNTDQRGDLYVGDAGIAFMFLRLHDAGIFGQEALQYAKQYIVNAKALAGRYAGRPEERCSFLCGNAGVYAVSAAIAHRHSAKQEMDEDLRCFATGIEVCKRLDFNKNGSDEVLFGRAGYLSGIYWLHQTIDRKLFSHEMLTLICATILESGKRHRSLLPLYYQCYGDDYLGAAHGTSAIMHMLLESPLQQNLSSVEMSLVKNTVDGLLGLQDSEGNFPTTLQDCVRRTRSEPLVHWCHGAAGVVYLMAKAYLVFQEQRYLQSCIRSADLVWRKGLLRKGPGICHGVAGSGYVFLLLYRLTSDPKYLHRALKFMEFLTHEEFIRNARNPDCPFSLYEGYAGTVCFLIDLLRPEKAAFPFMDVFEKKF